In a genomic window of Lonchura striata isolate bLonStr1 chromosome 4, bLonStr1.mat, whole genome shotgun sequence:
- the JCHAIN gene encoding immunoglobulin J chain, with translation MKSTWTLCVALAISLGIILVAGYPVSPQDEEYVLVNNKCQCVTVTSKFVPSKEDPEEEVLERNIRIIVPLKARENISDPLSPPRTTFVYRLSELCRNCEPIEIDLGGVIYQAQQGNSCEEPQTCYTYDRNECYSSPVPLLYHGEVRQVPAALTPDSCFTE, from the exons ATGAAGAGCACTTGGACTCTGTGTGTTGCCTTGGCCATCTCCTTGGGGATCATCCTTGTGGCAG GTTATCCAGTGAGTCCCCAGGATGAGGAGTACGTGCTGGTCAATAATAAGTGTCAGTGCGTAACAGTGACCTCAAAGTTTGTCCCCTCCAAAGAAGATCCTGAGGAAGAAGTCCTGGAAAGAAACATCCGCATCAT AGTTCCCCTGAAGGCTCGGGAGAACATCTCCGACCCCCTGTCTCCACCCAGGACCACTTTTGTCTACCGCTTGAGTGAACT CTGCAGAAATTGTGAACCCATAGAAATTGATCTGGGTGGGGTCATCTACCAGGCCCAGCAGGGCAACTCCTGCGAGGAACCTCAGACCTGCTACACCTACGACAGGAACGAGTGCTACAGCTCCCCTGTGCCCCTCCTGTACCACGGGGAGGTGAGGCAGgtcccagcagctctgacacCAGACTCCTGCTTCACTGAGTAG
- the UTP3 gene encoding something about silencing protein 10, whose protein sequence is MRTRRGTVLRPRAEPPEPADDPAEVPGGRAGPEELADDVERFHEEQFRAVMAALDSGDEAGDEEEEEEEVLGLQLPEDSEEEEEDEEEETEERNPFVEYSAEEDDGEDEEGEEDENDVEDGEEEGGEEDENDVEDEEGVLSMESDLEERHPEAKLPHELSWGQRKQLYYDTDYGSDAQAKGKRSQQEIDAEEEEEEQEAQVIQRRLVRDLGEDDYGLDMIQGYLAKQQKGHDSKGQKIDKDLQALSKKEQLKLLKQESPELLQLMEDFEVKLMEIKDELHPLLQMVRDGTIPQGKGSRYLQTKYHLYLNYCANISFYLVLKSKRMPVHSHPVIERLVEYRNIINDLSVIDQKLSPQVRMLLRNYYDKKEEKLQKENKFSVFLTMNGTKKKPKRASVPVKGQAAAAESSDESELDEEAALKYYKMFEEKLALKRKRTGDEDVLEEAAVSEGEDPNKKRGVTYQMIKNKGLTPKRRKIDRNPRVKHREKFRRAKIRRKGQVREVRRELHRYAGELSGIRAGVKKSRKLK, encoded by the coding sequence ATGCGGACCCGGCGCGGCACCGTCCTGCGGCCGCGggccgagccccccgagcccgcCGATGACCCCGCCGAGGTGCCCGGCGGCCGCGCCGGCCCCGAGGAGCTGGCGGACGATGTGGAGCGCTTCCACGAGGAGCAGTTCCGCGCCGTGATGGCCGCCCTGGACAGCGGCGACGAGGCCggggacgaagaggaggaggaggaggaggtgctgggTCTGCAGCTGCCCGAGGacagcgaggaggaggaggaggatgaggaggaagagacgGAGGAGCGGAATCCTTTTGTGGAGTACAGCGCAGAGGAGGATGatggagaagatgaagaaggTGAGGAAGATGAGAATGATGTTGAGgatggagaagaggaaggaggtgAGGAAGATGAAAATGACGTTGAGGATGAAGAGGGGGTCCTGTCCATGGAAAGTGACTTGGAGGAGCGCCATCCCGAAGCCAAGCTCCCCCATGAGCTCTCCTGGGGCCAGCGCAAGCAGCTCTACTATGACACGGACTATGGGAGTGATGCCCAGGCCAAAGGCAAGCGGAGCCAGCAAGAAATCGatgctgaggaggaggaagaggagcaggaggctcaAGTCATCCAGAGACGGTTGGtgcgggatttgggggaggATGATTATGGTTTGGACATGATCCAGGGCTACCTGGCTAAGCAGCAGAAAGGCCACGATAGCAAGGGGCAGAAAATTGATAAGGATCTGCAGGCCCTTTCCaagaaggagcagctgaagcTGCTGAAGCAGGAGTCCCCAGAACTCCTGCAGCTGATGGAGGACTTTGAGGTGAAGCTCATGGAGATCAAGGATGAGCTGCACCCACTGCTGCAAATGGTCAGAGATGGCACTATCCCCCAGGGGAAGGGCAGTCGCTATTTGCAGACCAAGTATCATCTCTACCTGAACTACTGTGCCAATATCAGTTTCTATCTGGTTCTCAAGTCCAAGAGGATGCCAGTTCATAGTCACCCGGTCATTGAACGGCTGGTGGAGTACAGAAATATCATCAATGACCTCTCTGTCATAGACCAAAAGCTTTCCCCACAGGTTCGTATGCTTCTGAGGAACTACTATGACAAAAAGGAAGAGAAGctacagaaggaaaacaaattttcgGTTTTTCTCACAATGAACGGCACCAAAAAGAAACCTAAACGTGCCTCTGTGCCTGTTAagggccaggctgctgctgctgagtcgTCAGATGAGTCAGAGCTGGATGAGGAAGCGGCCCTAAAATACTACAAAATGTTTGAGGAGAAGCTGGCACTCAAGAGGAAGAGAACTGGAGATGAAGATGTGCTTGAAGAAGCAGCGGTGTCAGAAGGAGAGGATCCCAATAAAAAGAGAGGGGTTACCTATCAGATGATCAAGAACAAAGGCCTCACGCCCAAGAGGAGGAAGATCGACCGCAACCCCCGGGTCAAGCATCGGGAGAAATTCCGGCGAGCCAAAATCCGCCGCAAGGGCCAGGTCCGCGAGGTGCGGAGGGAGCTGCACAGATATGCCGGGGAACTCTCTGGCATTCGGGCTGGGGTTAAGAAAAGCAGGAAGCTTAAGTGA